In a genomic window of Nocardia fluminea:
- a CDS encoding recombinase family protein: protein MAKPQVAAGNGLVLDIYARVSRVGDERQRSTGGQVDDCTVRVQDLDAAVGEVHVDDGRSAWNPNVKRPKWDRLMARLEGGETGGVVVFDMARFSRRPIEGERLIVAAERGLVVLDSEGEYDLETANGRKAFRDQLNAAAYESDRLSSRVKRGKRVKVARGESNHSHRPFGYEKDGITVRESEAAIVREVVARVLDKHAQNQAKVEAGEQDTKEDAIGYKAIAVDLNRRGIKTRTGVAWSGEKIKRLVLNPRYAGFVTHHGEIVTVMVGANPLITPQQWERLCVLRDSTRVGRPATADYVCSGLVHCGLCGRGLTGRLQYGRNYPEGEKRRRYYCQKRQTGGGCNRISVDVRTLDREVGALVVAILSDPRHADALAAAVGDLARRRRPIADALAEARETATVMSARLGNGEISLERYDTVMAGVDARITKLEADLDALDAEYDIDDSVAARTESVQAWKTHWQDAGTADKRAMIKRALRGKRLEIGPATKAGPVFDASRIRIVDKNPTPPGTGTGTGTGAGAGAQDGPGARVMGDAGTRAGDGRSVA from the coding sequence ATGGCAAAACCGCAGGTAGCGGCCGGTAATGGTTTGGTGTTGGACATCTACGCGCGGGTGTCGCGGGTCGGTGATGAGCGGCAGCGGTCCACCGGCGGGCAGGTCGATGACTGCACAGTGCGGGTCCAGGATCTGGACGCGGCGGTCGGGGAGGTGCATGTCGATGACGGGCGGTCGGCGTGGAACCCGAATGTGAAGCGGCCCAAGTGGGATCGGCTGATGGCGCGCCTCGAGGGCGGGGAGACCGGTGGGGTGGTGGTGTTCGACATGGCCCGTTTCTCCCGCCGCCCGATCGAGGGTGAGCGGTTGATCGTGGCCGCTGAACGGGGCCTGGTCGTGCTCGACAGCGAGGGCGAATACGACCTCGAAACAGCGAACGGCCGCAAGGCGTTTCGTGATCAGCTCAACGCGGCGGCCTATGAATCGGACCGTTTGTCCTCGAGGGTGAAACGCGGCAAACGAGTAAAGGTCGCGCGCGGGGAATCGAACCATTCACACCGCCCGTTCGGGTACGAGAAAGACGGGATCACCGTGCGCGAGTCCGAAGCCGCGATCGTGCGCGAAGTCGTGGCCCGCGTGTTGGACAAGCACGCCCAGAACCAAGCCAAAGTTGAAGCGGGAGAACAGGACACGAAAGAGGACGCGATCGGATACAAGGCGATCGCGGTGGACCTGAACCGGCGCGGCATCAAGACCCGCACCGGCGTCGCCTGGAGCGGGGAGAAGATCAAACGGTTGGTCCTGAACCCGCGTTATGCCGGATTCGTGACCCATCACGGCGAAATCGTCACAGTGATGGTGGGGGCGAATCCGTTGATCACCCCGCAGCAGTGGGAGCGACTGTGTGTGCTGCGCGACAGCACCCGGGTCGGGCGGCCCGCGACAGCGGACTATGTGTGCTCGGGCCTGGTGCATTGTGGGTTGTGCGGGCGGGGTTTGACCGGACGGTTGCAATACGGGCGTAACTATCCCGAGGGGGAAAAGCGCCGCCGGTACTACTGTCAGAAACGCCAGACCGGGGGTGGGTGCAACCGGATCTCGGTCGATGTGCGGACGTTGGATCGTGAGGTGGGTGCGTTGGTGGTGGCGATCTTGTCCGATCCTCGCCACGCCGATGCTCTCGCTGCCGCTGTGGGTGATCTGGCGCGGCGGCGTCGCCCGATCGCGGATGCGTTGGCCGAGGCGCGTGAGACCGCGACGGTGATGTCGGCGCGGTTGGGCAACGGCGAGATCAGCCTGGAGCGCTACGACACGGTCATGGCCGGAGTCGATGCCCGCATCACCAAGCTCGAGGCCGACCTCGACGCCCTCGACGCCGAATACGACATCGATGACTCGGTGGCGGCACGGACCGAGTCCGTACAGGCATGGAAAACGCACTGGCAGGACGCGGGCACGGCCGACAAGCGCGCCATGATCAAACGCGCGCTACGCGGCAAGCGCCTCGAGATCGGCCCGGCGACCAAGGCGGGGCCGGTGTTCGACGCGTCCCGTATCCGCATCGTGGATAAGAACCCGACACCGCCCGGCACGGGCACCGGCACCGGCACGGGCGCGGGCGCGGGCGCACAGGACGGCCCCGGTGCCCGCGTCATGGGTGACGCGGGCACCAGGGCCGGGGACGGGCGGTCTGTGGCCTGA
- a CDS encoding MFS transporter gives MNRIDDELRSWLGLLVVLGPVLLVAMDGSVLFLAMPAITGALAPSADESLWILDSYGFAVGSLLIAFGAVGDRYGRKRLLMIGAAMFGLGSVGAAFATSPELLIVFRVLMGVAGATLLPSALAVLGTLFTDPRRRARAIGIFAATFAAGFAIGPIVAGQLLTRFWWGSVLLINVPVVVAFLVLAPILLGEVRATGGGRIDVASVVTSSAGLLTAMYAVKHSAAQGIAMSSVAAGLAGVALLGWFGRRQGRIGNPLIDFTLFRNPVFAIAIVTGFLPLAAWSATAYLAAVYLQSVLGMSIADAALLAVPGALVLTVAAVVTPAVVARIGYSAALITAHFTIALGLSLLLPTGTGGGAGWYIAATVVAGIGYGISFSVVADIAVAAVPAERAGAAAALAETGNELGNALGIALFGSLAAVLFRIHGPDLAPTLGETLRLPGLVSAQLDDARGAFVSGLHVVAATAAIVHVVLGAVAVRVLRSSTRGSDAASASRPRDALPSRS, from the coding sequence ATGAATCGAATCGATGACGAGCTGCGGTCCTGGCTCGGTCTGCTGGTGGTGCTCGGCCCCGTCCTGCTCGTCGCCATGGACGGCTCGGTGCTGTTCCTGGCCATGCCCGCCATCACCGGCGCGCTGGCCCCCTCTGCCGACGAATCCCTCTGGATCCTGGACAGCTACGGCTTCGCGGTCGGCTCGCTGCTGATCGCGTTCGGCGCCGTCGGCGACCGTTACGGCCGCAAGCGCCTGTTGATGATCGGGGCGGCGATGTTCGGCCTCGGCTCGGTGGGAGCGGCTTTCGCCACGAGCCCCGAACTGCTGATCGTCTTCCGGGTTCTGATGGGTGTGGCCGGAGCGACGCTGTTGCCTTCGGCGCTCGCGGTACTGGGCACGCTGTTCACCGACCCGCGCCGACGCGCGCGGGCCATCGGCATCTTCGCCGCCACCTTCGCCGCGGGTTTCGCGATCGGCCCGATCGTCGCCGGGCAGCTGCTCACCCGGTTCTGGTGGGGGTCGGTGCTGCTGATCAATGTGCCCGTGGTCGTGGCGTTCCTGGTGCTGGCGCCGATCCTGCTCGGTGAGGTACGCGCGACCGGTGGCGGCCGCATCGATGTGGCGAGCGTGGTCACCTCGTCCGCCGGGTTGCTGACTGCCATGTATGCCGTGAAACACAGTGCCGCGCAGGGTATTGCCATGTCCTCGGTGGCGGCCGGGCTGGCCGGGGTGGCATTGCTCGGGTGGTTCGGGCGCAGACAAGGGCGCATCGGCAACCCGCTCATCGACTTCACCTTGTTCCGCAACCCGGTCTTCGCCATCGCGATCGTCACCGGGTTCCTGCCGCTGGCGGCCTGGTCGGCGACCGCGTATCTGGCGGCGGTCTACCTGCAATCCGTTCTGGGCATGTCCATCGCCGACGCGGCGTTGCTCGCGGTTCCGGGAGCCCTCGTTCTCACCGTGGCCGCCGTGGTCACACCGGCCGTCGTGGCCCGGATCGGCTACTCGGCCGCCTTGATCACCGCCCACTTCACGATCGCGCTGGGGTTGTCGCTGCTGCTGCCGACCGGCACCGGCGGTGGGGCCGGCTGGTACATCGCCGCGACCGTGGTCGCCGGCATCGGCTACGGCATCTCGTTCAGCGTGGTCGCCGACATCGCCGTCGCCGCGGTTCCGGCCGAGCGGGCGGGCGCGGCCGCCGCGCTGGCCGAAACCGGCAACGAACTGGGCAATGCGCTCGGCATCGCCCTGTTCGGTTCGCTGGCCGCCGTGCTCTTCCGCATCCACGGCCCCGACCTCGCGCCGACCCTCGGCGAAACCCTGCGTCTGCCCGGCCTGGTTTCCGCCCAGCTCGACGACGCCCGTGGCGCCTTCGTCAGCGGATTGCACGTCGTCGCCGCGACCGCGGCCATCGTGCACGTGGTCCTCGGCGCGGTGGCCGTTCGTGTTCTCCGGAGCAGCACACGCGGATCGGATGCGGCCTCGGCCTCTCGTCCGCGAGACGCGCTACCCAGCCGAAGCTGA
- a CDS encoding TetR/AcrR family transcriptional regulator has protein sequence MPGRRVGRRNAKRDGDARQLILDAAETLFAAQGFDATPTAAVAAAAEVPKGLVFYYFPTKNAILSALMRERVPEHPIDDLATVVSPGDPAASLINLDTAINLRDHHSSVLRVIMWREADTHPDVRRKLRALRDQLLDVTTRVLQASAPVPVRPGTLHACAAAWVSAMFAIASTDRLHALDDLPVPTADDLLNVAQVVAAGMTHLG, from the coding sequence ATGCCGGGCCGACGCGTCGGGCGCCGCAACGCGAAACGCGATGGCGACGCCCGGCAACTCATCCTGGATGCCGCCGAAACCCTGTTCGCCGCACAGGGATTCGACGCAACGCCGACCGCGGCCGTCGCCGCGGCCGCCGAGGTGCCGAAAGGACTGGTCTTCTACTACTTCCCCACCAAGAACGCGATCCTGTCCGCGCTCATGCGCGAACGCGTCCCCGAACACCCGATCGACGACCTGGCCACCGTCGTCTCCCCCGGCGATCCGGCCGCCAGCCTGATCAACCTCGATACCGCGATCAACCTGCGCGATCATCACTCGTCGGTCCTGCGGGTGATCATGTGGCGCGAGGCCGACACCCACCCCGACGTACGCCGCAAGCTGCGCGCCCTGCGCGACCAGCTCCTCGACGTCACCACCCGGGTCCTGCAAGCCAGCGCCCCGGTCCCCGTCCGCCCCGGCACCCTGCACGCGTGCGCCGCCGCCTGGGTGTCCGCCATGTTCGCGATCGCCAGCACCGACCGCCTCCACGCCCTCGACGACCTCCCCGTCCCGACAGCCGACGACCTGCTCAACGTCGCCCAGGTCGTCGCGGCGGGAATGACCCACCTCGGCTGA
- a CDS encoding SPW repeat domain-containing protein — translation MFTNSRAQDFLAVVLGAFTALSPLWLDTNDNARWTLIVLGVLIAATGLIQMARDDLAVADYAMGVFGVLLFISPWAMDFTAFSGASWTAWVVGVVTAVVAVAALPAMNQRLHDMAPHH, via the coding sequence ATGTTCACCAACAGTCGCGCACAGGATTTTCTGGCTGTTGTGCTCGGCGCATTCACCGCACTGTCACCCCTGTGGCTCGACACCAACGACAACGCCCGCTGGACCCTCATCGTGCTCGGCGTACTCATCGCCGCGACCGGTCTGATCCAGATGGCGAGGGACGACCTGGCCGTCGCGGACTACGCGATGGGCGTTTTCGGCGTGCTGCTGTTCATCTCACCGTGGGCCATGGACTTCACCGCGTTCAGCGGCGCGTCCTGGACCGCCTGGGTGGTCGGAGTGGTGACGGCGGTGGTGGCGGTCGCCGCGCTGCCTGCCATGAACCAGCGCCTGCACGACATGGCTCCGCATCACTGA
- a CDS encoding NAD(P)/FAD-dependent oxidoreductase translates to MSAPIVIVGAGLAGLRTAEELRRAGYEGGVLLLGDETRPPYDRPPLSKQFVRGETDDTTLRPPEFFADKNIELRLGTAVTGVDTAARTVALADGTTIAYDQLIIATGLRPRRLPGLPQVGGVHVLRAHEDAETLRAELDGANRALIIGAGFIGCELAASFRAAGVEVTLVEPQPTPLASVLGEQIGGLVARLHRDEGVDLRCGVGVDTLRADDSGRVRGAVFTDGTDIDADLVVVGVGSVPVTDWLADSGIDLADRSAGGGVLADEVGRTSADGVWAVGDVAAWQHETGVRKRVEHWTSAGEQAKLLVTALLGGAPPTAARVPYFWSDQYDVKIQALGTPSPDDDVTVVTDDGRKFLAYYSRDGILTAVLGAGLTGQVMKLRAKLATPTPVADLLAAAG, encoded by the coding sequence ATGAGCGCGCCCATCGTGATCGTCGGAGCGGGTCTGGCAGGCCTGCGCACGGCCGAGGAACTGCGCCGGGCCGGGTACGAGGGCGGTGTGCTGCTGCTCGGTGACGAGACGCGCCCGCCGTACGACCGCCCGCCGCTGTCGAAGCAGTTCGTGCGCGGCGAGACCGACGACACCACCCTTCGCCCGCCGGAGTTCTTCGCGGACAAGAACATCGAGCTGCGCCTCGGCACCGCCGTCACCGGTGTCGACACCGCCGCGCGCACCGTCGCCCTGGCCGACGGCACCACCATCGCCTACGACCAGCTGATCATCGCGACGGGTCTGCGCCCGCGCAGGCTCCCCGGTCTACCCCAGGTCGGGGGCGTGCATGTGCTGCGGGCCCACGAGGACGCCGAGACGCTGCGCGCCGAACTCGACGGTGCGAACCGCGCGCTGATCATCGGCGCCGGGTTCATAGGCTGTGAACTCGCCGCCAGCTTCCGGGCCGCGGGCGTCGAGGTCACCCTCGTCGAACCGCAGCCGACCCCGCTCGCCTCGGTCCTCGGCGAGCAGATCGGCGGCCTGGTGGCGCGCCTGCACCGCGACGAAGGCGTCGACCTGCGCTGCGGCGTCGGCGTCGACACTTTGCGCGCCGACGATTCCGGCCGGGTGCGTGGCGCGGTCTTCACCGACGGCACCGACATCGACGCCGACCTGGTCGTGGTCGGCGTGGGTTCGGTCCCCGTCACCGACTGGCTGGCCGACTCCGGCATCGACCTGGCCGACAGGTCCGCGGGCGGTGGGGTGCTCGCCGACGAGGTCGGCCGTACCTCCGCCGACGGTGTCTGGGCGGTCGGCGATGTCGCCGCCTGGCAGCACGAGACCGGTGTCCGCAAGCGCGTCGAACACTGGACCAGCGCGGGTGAGCAGGCGAAACTCCTGGTCACCGCGCTCCTCGGCGGCGCGCCGCCCACCGCGGCCCGCGTCCCGTACTTCTGGAGCGACCAGTACGACGTCAAGATCCAGGCCCTCGGCACCCCCTCGCCCGACGACGACGTCACCGTGGTCACCGACGACGGCCGCAAGTTCCTCGCCTACTACTCCCGTGACGGCATCCTCACCGCAGTCCTCGGCGCGGGCCTGACCGGCCAGGTCATGAAACTGCGCGCCAAGCTGGCCACCCCCACCCCGGTGGCCGATCTCCTCGCCGCGGCGGGCTGA
- a CDS encoding glutamate racemase — protein sequence MIVALIDSGLGLLPTASWLRKLRPDVDLLLLLDPDGAPWGPKPEQWVVERVVGAARQAIEAGAEVIVLPCNTASVTALEHVRAEVGVSVPVIGTVPAIKPAAAQCNSVAVWATAATTASRYQADLIARFGGDAKVVGVACHGLADAIDRGDIAAIRESIADSAARTPADVEGVVLGCTHYPLVIDAIVAALPDGVRLFDSAQAVAAQTVRKMDELGRPTTGTGTVTVRTSGRPGALPSGAATFESGRLLGALPA from the coding sequence GTGATCGTCGCGCTCATCGATTCCGGCCTCGGCCTGTTGCCTACGGCTTCGTGGTTGCGCAAGCTGCGGCCTGATGTCGACCTCCTGCTGCTACTCGACCCCGATGGCGCGCCTTGGGGGCCGAAGCCCGAGCAGTGGGTGGTGGAGCGGGTCGTCGGCGCGGCGCGGCAGGCGATCGAGGCGGGGGCCGAGGTGATCGTGCTGCCGTGCAATACGGCCAGTGTCACCGCGTTGGAGCACGTGCGGGCGGAGGTGGGGGTATCGGTGCCGGTGATCGGAACTGTTCCCGCCATCAAACCGGCTGCCGCGCAATGCAATTCGGTGGCCGTATGGGCGACGGCGGCGACCACGGCCAGTCGCTACCAAGCGGATCTGATCGCCCGGTTCGGTGGTGACGCGAAGGTGGTCGGGGTCGCCTGCCACGGGCTGGCCGACGCGATCGACCGTGGTGACATCGCGGCGATCCGCGAGTCGATCGCCGACTCGGCCGCGCGCACTCCGGCCGACGTCGAGGGCGTCGTCCTCGGTTGTACTCACTATCCGCTGGTCATCGACGCCATCGTGGCCGCGCTGCCCGACGGGGTGCGACTGTTCGACAGCGCGCAGGCCGTCGCCGCGCAAACCGTCCGCAAAATGGACGAACTCGGTCGTCCCACCACCGGCACCGGCACCGTCACCGTTCGCACCAGTGGACGGCCGGGCGCATTGCCTTCCGGTGCGGCGACATTCGAGTCCGGCCGCCTCCTCGGCGCGCTTCCCGCCTGA
- a CDS encoding DNA alkylation repair protein, giving the protein MSELPTAAQVRKALADLANPTDAHHLQRFFKTGPGEYGEGDIFLGIRVPVTRGVAKQFPTLPLAQIDELLDSPLHEERLAALFILNARFAAASKPRTLDDGARQEMVDLYLAAVRRGRVNNWDLVDASAENIIGPWLLDKDRTLLFELAEQDSLWERRVALLSTFAFIKAGDPSTTLELAEILRTDRRDLIQKALGWMLREVGKRVDPTALTDFLNRNAPELGRTALSYATEHLDPEQRAAYRALR; this is encoded by the coding sequence GTGTCCGAGCTTCCCACCGCCGCACAGGTGCGCAAGGCCCTCGCCGATCTGGCGAACCCCACCGACGCGCATCACCTGCAACGCTTCTTCAAGACCGGCCCCGGTGAATACGGCGAGGGCGACATCTTCCTCGGCATCCGGGTCCCCGTCACCAGGGGAGTGGCGAAACAGTTCCCCACCCTGCCGCTCGCGCAGATCGACGAACTGCTCGACAGTCCCCTGCACGAGGAACGCCTGGCCGCCCTGTTCATTCTCAACGCCCGCTTCGCGGCGGCCTCGAAACCGCGCACGCTCGACGACGGGGCCCGTCAGGAGATGGTCGACCTCTACCTGGCGGCTGTCCGGCGGGGCCGGGTCAACAACTGGGATCTGGTCGACGCCTCCGCCGAGAACATCATCGGCCCCTGGCTACTCGACAAGGACCGCACGCTGCTTTTCGAACTGGCCGAGCAGGATTCGCTCTGGGAGCGCCGGGTGGCACTGCTGTCGACCTTCGCGTTCATCAAGGCGGGCGACCCGAGCACCACCTTGGAACTCGCCGAAATCCTGCGGACCGACCGCCGGGACCTGATCCAGAAGGCACTCGGCTGGATGTTGCGCGAAGTCGGCAAGCGCGTCGACCCGACCGCACTCACCGATTTCCTGAACAGGAACGCACCCGAACTGGGTCGGACCGCGTTGAGCTACGCGACCGAGCACCTCGATCCCGAGCAACGCGCCGCCTATCGCGCCCTGCGCTAG
- a CDS encoding ferredoxin--NADP reductase, translated as MTTVEVPHGSRSVVLRVAAVIAETADTHSVVFEVPAELRERFAYSPGQFLTLRIPSERTGSVARCYSLASSPFTDDLPKVTVKRTADGYGSNWLCDNIAAGDEIEVLPPSGVFTPKDLDEDLLLFGAGSGITPVMSILKSALSQGSGKVVLVYANRDADSVIFADELRDLVGKHPQRLTVIHWLEPLLGLPSADMLATLVRPYTAYEAFMCGPKPFMDLVHDALASLEVPRNRTHAEVFNSLAGDPFADHAPVEVSEAEAADAATVEVELDGQVHEMSWPRKQTLVDIMLDKGLDVPYSCQEGECGSCACTVLEGKVEMANSEILDPEDIENGYILGCQARPVTDRLRIQF; from the coding sequence ATGACCACAGTCGAGGTTCCGCACGGCTCGCGCTCGGTGGTGCTGCGAGTAGCCGCGGTGATCGCCGAAACGGCCGACACCCACTCCGTGGTCTTCGAGGTGCCCGCCGAACTCCGCGAGCGCTTCGCCTACTCCCCCGGCCAGTTCCTGACACTGCGCATCCCCAGCGAGCGGACCGGATCGGTCGCCCGCTGCTACTCGCTGGCCAGCTCACCGTTCACCGATGATCTGCCGAAGGTGACCGTCAAGCGCACCGCGGACGGGTACGGCTCGAACTGGCTGTGCGACAACATCGCCGCGGGCGACGAGATCGAGGTACTGCCGCCGTCGGGTGTGTTCACGCCCAAGGATCTCGACGAGGACCTGCTGCTGTTCGGCGCGGGCAGCGGGATCACGCCGGTGATGTCGATCCTGAAGTCGGCGCTGTCGCAGGGTTCGGGCAAGGTCGTGCTGGTCTACGCCAACCGCGACGCCGATTCGGTGATCTTCGCCGACGAACTGCGCGACCTCGTCGGCAAGCATCCCCAGCGACTCACCGTCATCCACTGGCTCGAACCGCTGCTCGGCCTGCCCTCCGCCGACATGCTGGCCACCCTGGTCCGGCCCTACACCGCCTACGAGGCGTTCATGTGCGGGCCCAAACCGTTCATGGACCTGGTGCACGACGCGCTGGCCTCGCTCGAGGTACCGCGCAACCGCACCCATGCCGAGGTGTTCAATTCCCTCGCCGGCGATCCGTTCGCCGACCACGCGCCCGTCGAGGTGTCCGAGGCCGAGGCCGCCGACGCGGCGACGGTCGAGGTGGAGCTCGACGGCCAGGTGCACGAGATGTCGTGGCCACGCAAGCAGACGCTGGTCGACATCATGCTCGACAAGGGCCTCGACGTGCCCTACTCCTGCCAGGAGGGCGAGTGCGGGTCGTGTGCCTGCACCGTGCTGGAAGGCAAGGTGGAGATGGCCAACTCGGAGATCCTGGACCCCGAGGACATCGAGAACGGGTACATCCTCGGCTGCCAGGCGCGCCCGGTCACCGATCGGCTGCGGATCCAGTTCTAG
- the mftR2 gene encoding mycofactocin system transcriptional regulator MftR2 has translation MRNHGGAGSGANSTLSEAEIVDAALKVVREDGVEKLSMRRLSRELGVSPMAPYYYVADKRELLDLVASAALVGVRKPPRESGPWQQRLRDLIDQIDDKLRTHPGLGDILLEQMLGKQLDLIDAVMEILFDAGFSDRNVLAAYATIHTYLFGRSRVNPRDRSAPADVLLPEAVARATKYMSDLRGKYSYDFGMEVLVAGLEAQLALQARPGLA, from the coding sequence TTGCGTAACCATGGCGGGGCGGGCAGTGGCGCGAATTCGACGCTGTCCGAGGCCGAGATCGTCGACGCGGCACTGAAGGTGGTGCGTGAGGACGGGGTCGAAAAGCTCTCGATGCGGCGGCTCTCGCGCGAGCTCGGGGTGTCACCGATGGCGCCCTACTACTACGTGGCCGACAAGCGCGAGCTACTCGATCTGGTCGCCAGCGCCGCGCTGGTCGGAGTACGTAAACCGCCGCGCGAGTCCGGCCCGTGGCAGCAGCGCCTGCGCGACCTCATCGACCAGATAGACGATAAACTGCGCACGCATCCCGGCCTGGGCGACATCCTGCTCGAGCAGATGCTCGGCAAGCAGCTCGACCTGATCGACGCGGTGATGGAGATCCTGTTCGACGCGGGCTTCAGCGACCGCAACGTGCTGGCCGCCTACGCGACCATCCACACCTACCTGTTCGGGCGCAGCAGAGTGAACCCGCGCGACCGTTCCGCGCCAGCCGACGTGCTGCTGCCCGAGGCGGTGGCCCGGGCCACGAAGTACATGTCCGACCTGCGCGGCAAGTACTCCTACGACTTCGGGATGGAGGTGCTGGTCGCCGGACTCGAGGCGCAGCTTGCCCTACAGGCGCGTCCCGGCCTAGCATGA
- the mftA gene encoding mycofactocin precursor MftA (Mycofactocin is a small molecule electron carrier derived from the final two amino acids, Val-Tyr, of MftA, the mycofactocin precursor. It plays a role in redox homeostasis and the metabolism of alcohols and aldehydes in Actinobacteria, including Mycobacterium tuberculosis.) yields MPENTTPATVESDEDLVTETLIEEVSIDGMCGVY; encoded by the coding sequence ATGCCAGAGAACACCACTCCCGCGACCGTCGAATCCGACGAGGACCTGGTCACCGAGACGCTGATCGAAGAGGTCAGCATCGACGGCATGTGCGGCGTGTACTGA
- the mftC gene encoding mycofactocin radical SAM maturase (MftC is a radical SAM/SPASM enzyme that catalyzes the first two steps in biosynthesis of the electron carrier mycofactocin from the terminal Val-Tyr dipeptide of the precursor peptide MftA.) → MLDLDTRWTLHPRVSLRPESFGALLYHFGTRKLSFLKSRDLVDVVRSLPAHTSVRDALRAKGIDASDAHVKALAQLADTDMIVASPGPVSPAPTALAPGDATQGGRLIDRFESGLAAPICLTWELTYACNLSCVHCLSSSGRRDPNELSTEQCKALIDEFERMQIFYVNIGGGEPTVRPDFWELVDYATAHNVGVKFSTNGVRINEEVAARLAASDYVDVQISLDGADAAVNDAVRGPGSYDTAIKALSNLAAAGFKDAKLSVVATRHNISQLDEFKAIADKYGATLRLTRLRPSGRGADVWDELHPLPEQQRELYDWLVRNGEGVLTGDSFFHLSAFGSALPGLNMCGAGRVVCLVDPVGDVYACPFAIHDRFKAGNIVADGGFEAVWTDSSLFAELREPVDGGACTKCSHYDSCRGGCMAAKFFTGLPANGPDPECVQGYGEAALSAPGRTIPRPAVDHSRPVRSRGRVSLPLTVKRPPAKACNESPLG, encoded by the coding sequence ATGCTCGATCTCGACACCCGTTGGACGCTGCACCCGCGGGTCTCGTTGCGCCCGGAGTCCTTCGGCGCGCTGCTGTACCACTTCGGGACCCGCAAGCTCTCCTTCCTCAAGAGCCGCGATCTCGTCGATGTGGTCCGGTCGCTGCCTGCGCACACGTCCGTGCGCGACGCACTGCGTGCCAAGGGCATCGACGCCTCCGACGCGCACGTCAAAGCGCTCGCGCAGCTGGCCGACACCGACATGATCGTGGCCTCGCCCGGCCCGGTCAGCCCCGCCCCGACGGCGCTCGCCCCCGGTGACGCGACCCAGGGCGGCAGGCTGATCGACCGTTTCGAGTCGGGCCTCGCCGCCCCGATCTGCCTCACCTGGGAACTCACCTACGCCTGCAATCTCTCGTGCGTGCACTGCCTGTCCTCGTCGGGTCGCCGCGACCCGAACGAACTGAGCACCGAACAGTGCAAGGCGCTGATCGACGAGTTCGAGCGCATGCAGATCTTCTACGTCAACATCGGCGGCGGTGAACCGACCGTGCGCCCGGACTTCTGGGAACTCGTCGACTACGCCACCGCGCACAACGTGGGGGTCAAGTTCTCCACCAACGGCGTTCGCATCAACGAAGAGGTCGCCGCGCGTTTGGCCGCCAGCGACTACGTCGACGTGCAGATCTCCCTCGACGGCGCCGATGCCGCGGTCAACGATGCCGTGCGTGGTCCCGGTTCCTACGACACCGCGATCAAGGCACTGTCGAACCTCGCCGCGGCGGGTTTCAAGGACGCGAAGCTCTCGGTCGTGGCCACCCGCCACAACATCTCCCAGCTCGACGAGTTCAAGGCCATCGCCGACAAGTACGGCGCCACCTTGCGACTCACCCGCCTTCGGCCCTCGGGTCGCGGCGCGGACGTCTGGGACGAACTGCACCCGCTGCCCGAACAGCAGCGCGAGCTCTACGACTGGCTCGTCCGCAACGGCGAGGGCGTGCTCACCGGTGACTCGTTCTTCCACCTGTCCGCATTCGGCTCGGCCCTACCGGGTTTGAACATGTGCGGTGCGGGCCGGGTGGTCTGTCTGGTCGATCCGGTCGGCGACGTCTACGCCTGCCCGTTCGCCATCCATGACCGCTTCAAGGCCGGAAACATCGTCGCCGACGGGGGTTTCGAGGCGGTCTGGACCGACTCGTCGCTCTTCGCCGAGCTGCGCGAGCCGGTCGACGGTGGCGCGTGCACCAAGTGCTCGCACTACGACTCCTGCCGCGGTGGTTGCATGGCCGCGAAGTTCTTCACCGGTCTGCCCGCCAACGGGCCGGACCCGGAGTGCGTGCAGGGCTACGGCGAAGCGGCACTGTCGGCACCGGGACGCACCATTCCGCGCCCCGCCGTCGACCACTCGCGCCCGGTTCGCAGCCGTGGCCGGGTGTCATTGCCGCTGACGGTGAAGCGCCCACCTGCCAAGGCGTGCAACGAGAGTCCGCTCGGCTGA